In Lotus japonicus ecotype B-129 chromosome 5, LjGifu_v1.2, one genomic interval encodes:
- the LOC130720179 gene encoding LOW QUALITY PROTEIN: probable receptor-like protein kinase At5g24010 (The sequence of the model RefSeq protein was modified relative to this genomic sequence to represent the inferred CDS: inserted 1 base in 1 codon): MVYKGVLKDNVKAAVKRGMPGSRQGLSEFHTEIXNFCEENSEMILVYEYVEKGSLKKQLYGSAKLPPLSWKQHLEICIGAARGLHYLHTGFAQGIIHRDIKSTNILLDEDYVAKVADFGLSRSGPCINETHVSTGVKCSFSYLDPEYYRRQQLTDKSDVYSFGVVLFEVLCGRPAVDPQLTREQVSLAEWAL; encoded by the exons ATGGTCTACAAGGGAGTGCTCAAAGACAATGTAAAGGCTGCTGTCAAGAGAGGCATGCCTGGATCCAGACAAGGCCTTTCAGAATTCCACACTGAAA GAAATTTTTGTGAAGAAAATTCAGAAATGATACTTGTCTATGAGTATGTTGAAAAAGGTTCACTGAAAAAGCAACTATATGGCTCAGCAAAACTGCCACCTCTTTCTTGGAAGCAGCATCTAGAGATATGCATTGGTGCCGCTAGAGGACTCCATTATCTTCACACTGGTTTTGCTCAGGGAATCATCCACCGCGACATTAAATCAACCAACATATTGTTGGATGAAGATTATGTTGCCAAGGTTGCTGACTTCGGTCTTTCAAGATCTGGGCCGTGCATCAATGAAACACATGTGAGTACCGGTGTGAAATGCAGTTTCAGTTATCTTGATCCCGAGTACTACCGGAGGCAGCAGCTTACAGATAAATCAGATGTTTATTCGTTCGGGGTTGTGCTTTTTGAGGTACTATGTGGCAGACCTGCTGTTGATCCGCAACTCACCAGGGAACAGGTGAGTTTAGCAGAATGGGCACTTTAA
- the LOC130718285 gene encoding eukaryotic translation initiation factor 5B-like isoform X2, whose translation MGRKKPTVRDEENPPQQGGGKSKKKAVLIDDDEYAIGNELSEEQPPPADEKPAAAAGKKKGKKGNAKAAQANNDDDGDEDDVPEVVFGGKKKGKSKKGGGGSVFSASSFGLLGDGEDEDDDEEKSELTGEDEEDEQVVSFAGKKKPSKGGSKKGGASLFTASAFDAIDDENDGGEEQEEEEPVVSFAGKKKPSKGSKKGGGSLFNAAAFDDDNDGDVMDNSVDDGRDGNDDVDEPVIAFTGKKKSSKGSKKGGALFSAASFDDVDEAKDDKEEDDDEDIGPITFSGKKKKSSKSLKKDFSSLSTAVPDEDNISVPESAKGGDDEDEEDVSLVAFSGKKKSSKKKSSSAAAKVSDGIGFVSESIEFVKPEQPSVGIGNTDADNNSVNKSEEVSETSKNKKKNKKKSGRTAQEEDDLDKILAELGEAPPIAKPAVPPPQDDKVQPTPEVGSAADASGEKGGGEETVESAAAKKKKKKKEKEKEKKAAAAAAGSAPANETVEVKAEVVESKKNESKTKAADKKLPKHVREMQEALARRKEAEERKKREEEEKLRKEEEERRRQEELERQAEEARRRKKEREKEKLLKKKQEGKLLTGKQKEEQRRLEAMRRQILSTGVATLPTGDAGAPAKKPIYQTKKSKPSNRNQNGAATIQTTESFEAKETTTDVDSEEPKKVEEVESVQVEDKVELPEVVEEDVVEDDDDVEDEWDAKSWDDVNLNARGAFDDEEEDSEPEPIVKKESKQALPATSAGATNKEIEDKKPVSGVDKNSKQPPKSDVPPKLNDENLRSPICCIMGHVDTGKTKLLDCIRGTNVQEGEAGGITQQIGATYFPAENIRDRTKELKADATLKVPGLLVIDTPGHESFTNLRSRGSGLCDIAILVVDIMHGLEPQTIESLNLLKMRNTEFIVALNKVDRLYGWKTCRNAPIGKAMRLQSKDVQNEFNMRLTQIITQFKEQGLNTELYYRNKEMGEVFNIVPTSAISGEGIPDMLLLLVQWTQKTMVEKLTYSDEVQCTVLEVKVVEGHGTTIDVVLVNGVLHEGDQIVVCGMQGEPIVTTIRALLTPHPMKELRIKGTYIHHKEIKAAMGIKITAQGLEHAIAGTSLYVVKPDDDLEDIKAAAVEDMKSVTNRTDKSGEGVCVQASTLGSLEALLEFLKTPEVSIPVSTISIGPVHKKDVMKASVMLAKKREYAAILAFDVKVTPEAKDLAEELGVKIFIADIIYHLFDQFKEYIDKIKEEKKIESADEAVFPCVLKILPNCVFNKKDPIVLGVDVLEGIAKVGTPICIPSKEFIDIGRLASIENNHKPVDYAKKGQRVAIKIVGSNSEEQQKMFGRHFEINDELVSHISRRSIDILKTNYRDELSNEEWRLLVALKKLFQIQ comes from the exons ATGGGGAGGAAGAAGCCGACAGTTCGAGACGAAGAGAATCCGCCGCAGCAGGGCGGTGGAAAATCGAAGAAGAAGGCTGTCCTCATCGACGATGATGAATACGCCATCGGAAACGAGCTCTCTGAGGAGCAGCCGCCGCCGGCAGACGAGAAGCCCGCCGCCGCGGCTGGGAAGAAGAAGGGTAAGAAAGGTAACGCTAAAGCTGCACAAGcaaataatgatgatgatggagatgaagatgatgtgcCTGAAGTTGTGTTTGGTGGGAAGAAGAAAGGGAAGTCGAAAAAGGGTGGTGGGGGTAGTGTGTTCTCTGCGTCCAGTTTTGGTTTGCTTGGTGATGGggaggatgaggatgatgatgaagagaaaTCGGAGTTGACGGGtgaggacgaggaggatgaACAGGTGGTTAGTTTTGCTGGTAAGAAGAAGCCATCAAAGGGGGGTTCGAAGAAAGGTGGAGCTAGTTTGTTTACTGCTTCGGCTTTCGATGCTATTGATGATGAGAATGATGGTGGGGAGGAGCAGGAGGAGGAGGAACCGGTTGTTAGTTTTGCTGGTAAGAAGAAGCCATCAAAGGGTTCGAAGAAAGGCGGTGGTAGTTTGTTCAATGCCGCCGCttttgatgatgataatgatggtGATGTGATGGATAATTCTGTGGACGATGGGAGGGATGGGAATGATGATGTGGATGAACCAGTTATTGCTTTCACGGGGAAGAAGAAGTCCTCCAAAGGAAGCAAGAAGGGTGGTGCTTTATTTTCAGCTGCGAGTTTTGATGATGTAGATGAGGCTAAGGATgataaggaagaagatgatgatgaagatataGGACCAATCACTTTCTCAGGTAAGAAAAAGAAGTCATCGAAGTCTTTGAAGAAGGATTTTAGTTCACTGAGTACTGCTGTTCCTGATGAGGATAATATTTCTGTACCCGAGTCAGCTAAAGGCGGTGATGATGAGGACGAGGAAGATGTTTCTTTAGTTGCATTTTCGGGTAAAAAGAAGTCTTCCAAAAAGAAAAGCAGCAGTGCTGCTGCCAAAGTGAGTGATGGAATTGGGTTTGTGAGTGAAAGTATTGAGTTTGTTAAGCCTGAGCAACCCAGTGTTGGAATAGGTAATACTGATGCTGACAACAACTCCGTTAACAAGAGTGAAGAGGTCTCTGAAACTTccaagaataagaagaagaataagaagaagagTGGAAGGACTGCTCAAGAGGAGGACGATCTAGACAAGATTCTTGCAGAACTTGGTGAGGCTCCTCCTATAGCAAAACCTGCTGTTCCTCCACCGCAGGATGATAAAGTTCAGCCTACTCCTGAAGTAGGTTCTGCTGCTGATGCTTCAGGGGAAAAGGGGGGAGGAGAGGAGACTGTAGAGTCGGCTGCggcaaaaaagaagaaaaagaagaaggaaaaggaaaaggagaaGAAGGCAGCTGCAGCAGCAGCTGGAAGTGCACCAGCAAATGAAACTGTAGAAGTTAAAGCTGAGGTTGTTGAATCAAAGAAGAATGAGTCTAAGACTAAAGCAGCTGACAAGAAATTGCCAAAGCATGTTAGGGAGATGCAGGAAGCACTGGCTCGGAGAAAAGAagctgaagaaaggaagaaaagagaagaggaggagaagttaaggaaagaagaagaggagcgACGCAGGCAAGAGGAACTTGAGAGACAGGCTGAAGAAGCTAGACGCAGAAAGAAGGAAAGGGAAAAGGAGAAACTCCTGAAAAAGAAGCAAGAGGGTAAACTGTTAACTGGTAAGCAGAAAGAAGAACAACGCCGTCTGGAGGCAATGAGGAGGCAAATTCTCAGTACTGGGGTTGCAACTCTTCCTACCGGGGACGCGGGTGCTCCAGCCAAAAAACCCATATATCAGACGAAGAAGTCAAAACCATCCAATCGTAATCAGAATGGTGCAGCTACTATTCAGACAACTGAAAGTTTTGAAGCAAAGGAGACTACCACTGATGTGGATTCTGAGGAACCAAAAAAGGTTGAAGAAGTGGAGTCAGTGCAGGTGGAGGACAAAGTTGAACTTCCTGAAGTTGTTGAAGAGGATGtagttgaagatgatgatgatgtagaGGATGAATGGGATGCAAAAAGCTGGGATGATGTTAATCTGAATGCAAGAGGCGCATttgatgatgaagaggaagactCAGAGCCTGAACCAATTGTCAAAAAGGAGAGTAAACAAGCTTTACCTGCTACCAGTGCTG GTGCTACTAATAAAGAAATTGAAGATAAAAAGCCAGTTAGTGGTGTGGACAAAAATAGTAAGCAACCACCTAAGTCTGATGTGCCTCCTAAACTGAATGATGAGAACCTCCGCTCCCCAATTTGCTGTATCATGGGGCATGTGGACACCGGTAAGACCAAGCTGCTGGATTGTATTCGAGGTACTAATGTTCAAGAGGGTGAGGCTGGCGGTATCACACAACAGATTGGTGCAACATACTTTCCTGCTGAGAACATTCGTGATAGAACAAAAGAACTTAAAGCTGATGCCACGCTGAAAGTTCCTGGTCTACTGGTTATTGATACCCCAGGGCACGAATCGTTTACTAACTTAAGGTCTCGCGGTTCAGGGCTATGTGACATTGCAATTTTGGTTGTTGACATTATGCATGGCTTAGAGCCACAAACAATAGAATCACTCAATCTATTAAAAATGAGGAACACAGAATTCATTGTTGCCTTGAATAAG GTTGACAGACTTTATGGGTGGAAAACATGTCGCAATGCTCCAATTGGTAAAGCAATGAGGCTGCAGTCTAAGGATGTTCAAAATGAATTCAATATGAGGCTCACTCAG ATTATTACTCAATTCAAGGAACAAGGGCTAAATACTGAGTTGTATTATAGAAACAAAGAAATGGGAGAAGTATTCAACATTGTGCCTACTAGTGCAATAAG TGGTGAAGGTATCCCAGATATGTTATTACTATTGGTTCAGTGGACGCAAAAAACAATGGTTGAGAAGCTTACATATAGTGATGAAGTGCAG TGTACTGTTCTGGAGGTCAAGGTTGTTGAAGGCCATGGAACTACTATTGATGTTGTCTTAGTTAATGGTGTTCTTCATGAAGGAGATCAAATTGTTGTCTGCGGAATGCAG GGGGAAccaattgttaccacaattcgAGCTTTATTGACACCTCATCCAATGAAGGAACTCCGTATTAAg GGGACATATATCCATCACAAAGAAATCAAAGCTGCGATGGGTATAAAGATCACTGCCCAG GGGCTTGAACATGCTATTGCTGGCACTAGTTTATATGTGGTGAAACCTGACGATGATTTGGAAGATATTAAAGCGGCTGCTGTGGAAGATATGAAGTCAGTAACAAACAGGACTGACAAGAGTGGTGAGGGTGTTTGTGTACAAGCATCTACCCTTGGCTCATTGGAAGCTTTACTGGAGTTTTTGAAAACTCCAGAAGTGAGTATTCCTGTTAGTACTATTAGTATAGGCCCTGTACACAAAAAGGATGTAATGAAAGCCAGCGTAATGCTTGCAAAGAAACGGGAGTATGCTGCTATATTGGCATTTGACGTCAAAGTCACTCCAGAGGCTAAGGATCTTGCAGAGGAATTGGGGGTCAAAATTTTTATTGCGGATATCATTTATCATCTGTTTGATCAGTTTAAAGAGTATATTGACAAAATTAAGGAGGAGAAAAAGATAGAATCTGCAGATGAGGCAGTCTTCCCATGTGTTTTGAAAATCTTACCGAATTGCGTTTTCAACAAGAAGGATCCCATTGTTTTGGGAGTTGATGTCCTTGAAGGCATTGCAAAG GTTGGGACTCCAATTTGTATTCCTTCCAAAGAGTTCATTGATATTGGTCGCCTTGCCTCCATTGAGAATAACCATAAACCTGTCGATTATGCGAAGAAGGGGCAGAGAGTAGCCATTAAG ATTGTCGGCAGCAATTCTGAGGAGCAACAGAAGATGTTTGGGAGGCATTTTGAAATTAATGATGAACTTGTGAGCCATATTTCACGGAGATCAATTGATATACTCAAAACTAATTACCGG GATGAACTGAGTAATGAGGAATGGAGATTGCTCGTGGCATTGAAGAAACTTTTCCAGAtacaatga
- the LOC130718285 gene encoding eukaryotic translation initiation factor 5B-like isoform X1, whose product MGRKKPTVRDEENPPQQGGGKSKKKAVLIDDDEYAIGNELSEEQPPPADEKPAAAAGKKKGKKGNAKAAQANNDDDGDEDDVPEVVFGGKKKGKSKKGGGGSVFSASSFGLLGDGEDEDDDEEKSELTGEDEEDEQVVSFAGKKKPSKGGSKKGGASLFTASAFDAIDDENDGGEEQEEEEPVVSFAGKKKPSKGSKKGGGSLFNAAAFDDDNDGDVMDNSVDDGRDGNDDVDEPVIAFTGKKKSSKGSKKGGALFSAASFDDVDEAKDDKEEDDDEDIGPITFSGKKKKSSKSLKKDFSSLSTAVPDEDNISVPESAKGGDDEDEEDVSLVAFSGKKKSSKKKSSSAAAKVSDGIGFVSESIEFVKPEQPSVGIGNTDADNNSVNKSEEVSETSKNKKKNKKKSGRTAQEEDDLDKILAELGEAPPIAKPAVPPPQDDKVQPTPEVGSAADASGEKGGGEETVESAAAKKKKKKKEKEKEKKAAAAAAGSAPANETVEVKAEVVESKKNESKTKAADKKLPKHVREMQEALARRKEAEERKKREEEEKLRKEEEERRRQEELERQAEEARRRKKEREKEKLLKKKQEGKLLTGKQKEEQRRLEAMRRQILSTGVATLPTGDAGAPAKKPIYQTKKSKPSNRNQNGAATIQTTESFEAKETTTDVDSEEPKKVEEVESVQVEDKVELPEVVEEDVVEDDDDVEDEWDAKSWDDVNLNARGAFDDEEEDSEPEPIVKKESKQALPATSAAGATNKEIEDKKPVSGVDKNSKQPPKSDVPPKLNDENLRSPICCIMGHVDTGKTKLLDCIRGTNVQEGEAGGITQQIGATYFPAENIRDRTKELKADATLKVPGLLVIDTPGHESFTNLRSRGSGLCDIAILVVDIMHGLEPQTIESLNLLKMRNTEFIVALNKVDRLYGWKTCRNAPIGKAMRLQSKDVQNEFNMRLTQIITQFKEQGLNTELYYRNKEMGEVFNIVPTSAISGEGIPDMLLLLVQWTQKTMVEKLTYSDEVQCTVLEVKVVEGHGTTIDVVLVNGVLHEGDQIVVCGMQGEPIVTTIRALLTPHPMKELRIKGTYIHHKEIKAAMGIKITAQGLEHAIAGTSLYVVKPDDDLEDIKAAAVEDMKSVTNRTDKSGEGVCVQASTLGSLEALLEFLKTPEVSIPVSTISIGPVHKKDVMKASVMLAKKREYAAILAFDVKVTPEAKDLAEELGVKIFIADIIYHLFDQFKEYIDKIKEEKKIESADEAVFPCVLKILPNCVFNKKDPIVLGVDVLEGIAKVGTPICIPSKEFIDIGRLASIENNHKPVDYAKKGQRVAIKIVGSNSEEQQKMFGRHFEINDELVSHISRRSIDILKTNYRDELSNEEWRLLVALKKLFQIQ is encoded by the exons ATGGGGAGGAAGAAGCCGACAGTTCGAGACGAAGAGAATCCGCCGCAGCAGGGCGGTGGAAAATCGAAGAAGAAGGCTGTCCTCATCGACGATGATGAATACGCCATCGGAAACGAGCTCTCTGAGGAGCAGCCGCCGCCGGCAGACGAGAAGCCCGCCGCCGCGGCTGGGAAGAAGAAGGGTAAGAAAGGTAACGCTAAAGCTGCACAAGcaaataatgatgatgatggagatgaagatgatgtgcCTGAAGTTGTGTTTGGTGGGAAGAAGAAAGGGAAGTCGAAAAAGGGTGGTGGGGGTAGTGTGTTCTCTGCGTCCAGTTTTGGTTTGCTTGGTGATGGggaggatgaggatgatgatgaagagaaaTCGGAGTTGACGGGtgaggacgaggaggatgaACAGGTGGTTAGTTTTGCTGGTAAGAAGAAGCCATCAAAGGGGGGTTCGAAGAAAGGTGGAGCTAGTTTGTTTACTGCTTCGGCTTTCGATGCTATTGATGATGAGAATGATGGTGGGGAGGAGCAGGAGGAGGAGGAACCGGTTGTTAGTTTTGCTGGTAAGAAGAAGCCATCAAAGGGTTCGAAGAAAGGCGGTGGTAGTTTGTTCAATGCCGCCGCttttgatgatgataatgatggtGATGTGATGGATAATTCTGTGGACGATGGGAGGGATGGGAATGATGATGTGGATGAACCAGTTATTGCTTTCACGGGGAAGAAGAAGTCCTCCAAAGGAAGCAAGAAGGGTGGTGCTTTATTTTCAGCTGCGAGTTTTGATGATGTAGATGAGGCTAAGGATgataaggaagaagatgatgatgaagatataGGACCAATCACTTTCTCAGGTAAGAAAAAGAAGTCATCGAAGTCTTTGAAGAAGGATTTTAGTTCACTGAGTACTGCTGTTCCTGATGAGGATAATATTTCTGTACCCGAGTCAGCTAAAGGCGGTGATGATGAGGACGAGGAAGATGTTTCTTTAGTTGCATTTTCGGGTAAAAAGAAGTCTTCCAAAAAGAAAAGCAGCAGTGCTGCTGCCAAAGTGAGTGATGGAATTGGGTTTGTGAGTGAAAGTATTGAGTTTGTTAAGCCTGAGCAACCCAGTGTTGGAATAGGTAATACTGATGCTGACAACAACTCCGTTAACAAGAGTGAAGAGGTCTCTGAAACTTccaagaataagaagaagaataagaagaagagTGGAAGGACTGCTCAAGAGGAGGACGATCTAGACAAGATTCTTGCAGAACTTGGTGAGGCTCCTCCTATAGCAAAACCTGCTGTTCCTCCACCGCAGGATGATAAAGTTCAGCCTACTCCTGAAGTAGGTTCTGCTGCTGATGCTTCAGGGGAAAAGGGGGGAGGAGAGGAGACTGTAGAGTCGGCTGCggcaaaaaagaagaaaaagaagaaggaaaaggaaaaggagaaGAAGGCAGCTGCAGCAGCAGCTGGAAGTGCACCAGCAAATGAAACTGTAGAAGTTAAAGCTGAGGTTGTTGAATCAAAGAAGAATGAGTCTAAGACTAAAGCAGCTGACAAGAAATTGCCAAAGCATGTTAGGGAGATGCAGGAAGCACTGGCTCGGAGAAAAGAagctgaagaaaggaagaaaagagaagaggaggagaagttaaggaaagaagaagaggagcgACGCAGGCAAGAGGAACTTGAGAGACAGGCTGAAGAAGCTAGACGCAGAAAGAAGGAAAGGGAAAAGGAGAAACTCCTGAAAAAGAAGCAAGAGGGTAAACTGTTAACTGGTAAGCAGAAAGAAGAACAACGCCGTCTGGAGGCAATGAGGAGGCAAATTCTCAGTACTGGGGTTGCAACTCTTCCTACCGGGGACGCGGGTGCTCCAGCCAAAAAACCCATATATCAGACGAAGAAGTCAAAACCATCCAATCGTAATCAGAATGGTGCAGCTACTATTCAGACAACTGAAAGTTTTGAAGCAAAGGAGACTACCACTGATGTGGATTCTGAGGAACCAAAAAAGGTTGAAGAAGTGGAGTCAGTGCAGGTGGAGGACAAAGTTGAACTTCCTGAAGTTGTTGAAGAGGATGtagttgaagatgatgatgatgtagaGGATGAATGGGATGCAAAAAGCTGGGATGATGTTAATCTGAATGCAAGAGGCGCATttgatgatgaagaggaagactCAGAGCCTGAACCAATTGTCAAAAAGGAGAGTAAACAAGCTTTACCTGCTACCAGTGCTG CAGGTGCTACTAATAAAGAAATTGAAGATAAAAAGCCAGTTAGTGGTGTGGACAAAAATAGTAAGCAACCACCTAAGTCTGATGTGCCTCCTAAACTGAATGATGAGAACCTCCGCTCCCCAATTTGCTGTATCATGGGGCATGTGGACACCGGTAAGACCAAGCTGCTGGATTGTATTCGAGGTACTAATGTTCAAGAGGGTGAGGCTGGCGGTATCACACAACAGATTGGTGCAACATACTTTCCTGCTGAGAACATTCGTGATAGAACAAAAGAACTTAAAGCTGATGCCACGCTGAAAGTTCCTGGTCTACTGGTTATTGATACCCCAGGGCACGAATCGTTTACTAACTTAAGGTCTCGCGGTTCAGGGCTATGTGACATTGCAATTTTGGTTGTTGACATTATGCATGGCTTAGAGCCACAAACAATAGAATCACTCAATCTATTAAAAATGAGGAACACAGAATTCATTGTTGCCTTGAATAAG GTTGACAGACTTTATGGGTGGAAAACATGTCGCAATGCTCCAATTGGTAAAGCAATGAGGCTGCAGTCTAAGGATGTTCAAAATGAATTCAATATGAGGCTCACTCAG ATTATTACTCAATTCAAGGAACAAGGGCTAAATACTGAGTTGTATTATAGAAACAAAGAAATGGGAGAAGTATTCAACATTGTGCCTACTAGTGCAATAAG TGGTGAAGGTATCCCAGATATGTTATTACTATTGGTTCAGTGGACGCAAAAAACAATGGTTGAGAAGCTTACATATAGTGATGAAGTGCAG TGTACTGTTCTGGAGGTCAAGGTTGTTGAAGGCCATGGAACTACTATTGATGTTGTCTTAGTTAATGGTGTTCTTCATGAAGGAGATCAAATTGTTGTCTGCGGAATGCAG GGGGAAccaattgttaccacaattcgAGCTTTATTGACACCTCATCCAATGAAGGAACTCCGTATTAAg GGGACATATATCCATCACAAAGAAATCAAAGCTGCGATGGGTATAAAGATCACTGCCCAG GGGCTTGAACATGCTATTGCTGGCACTAGTTTATATGTGGTGAAACCTGACGATGATTTGGAAGATATTAAAGCGGCTGCTGTGGAAGATATGAAGTCAGTAACAAACAGGACTGACAAGAGTGGTGAGGGTGTTTGTGTACAAGCATCTACCCTTGGCTCATTGGAAGCTTTACTGGAGTTTTTGAAAACTCCAGAAGTGAGTATTCCTGTTAGTACTATTAGTATAGGCCCTGTACACAAAAAGGATGTAATGAAAGCCAGCGTAATGCTTGCAAAGAAACGGGAGTATGCTGCTATATTGGCATTTGACGTCAAAGTCACTCCAGAGGCTAAGGATCTTGCAGAGGAATTGGGGGTCAAAATTTTTATTGCGGATATCATTTATCATCTGTTTGATCAGTTTAAAGAGTATATTGACAAAATTAAGGAGGAGAAAAAGATAGAATCTGCAGATGAGGCAGTCTTCCCATGTGTTTTGAAAATCTTACCGAATTGCGTTTTCAACAAGAAGGATCCCATTGTTTTGGGAGTTGATGTCCTTGAAGGCATTGCAAAG GTTGGGACTCCAATTTGTATTCCTTCCAAAGAGTTCATTGATATTGGTCGCCTTGCCTCCATTGAGAATAACCATAAACCTGTCGATTATGCGAAGAAGGGGCAGAGAGTAGCCATTAAG ATTGTCGGCAGCAATTCTGAGGAGCAACAGAAGATGTTTGGGAGGCATTTTGAAATTAATGATGAACTTGTGAGCCATATTTCACGGAGATCAATTGATATACTCAAAACTAATTACCGG GATGAACTGAGTAATGAGGAATGGAGATTGCTCGTGGCATTGAAGAAACTTTTCCAGAtacaatga
- the LOC130719925 gene encoding uncharacterized protein LOC130719925: MGCMGWGGIFRDSQGQWLLGFHGYQDGGNALQAEASALEHGLKVAWGKGYRNVICSVDCRDLLLALQDEDRCQFMPSLRTIQQLLQRSWRVTLDNIPRDCNEPADWLAKRGAASPLNPWCVIEAPPWDLETLILRDRLSSV, from the exons ATGG GTTGTATGGGATGGGGTGGCATCTTTCGCGATTCACAGGGCCAGTGGTTGCTTGGATTTCATGGGTACCAAGATGGTGGAAATGCTCTGCAGGCTGAGGCTTCTGCTCTGGAACATGGGCTGAAAGTGGCGTGGGGAAAAGGCTACAGAAATGTTATTTGTAGTGTGGATTGCAGAGACCTTCTTCTGGCTCTACAGGATGAGGATCGTTGCCAATTTATGCCATCTTTGAGGACCATTCAACAGCTCTTGCAAAGGAGTTGGAGGGTTACTTTGGATAATATTCCTAGAGATTGTAATGAACCGGCGGATTGGTTGGCAAAGAGAGGAGCAGCTTCTCCTTTGAATCCTTGGTGCGTGATAGAGGCTCCCCCTTGGGACTTAGAGACCCTAATTTTGAGGGATCGTTTGAGCTCGGTGTAG
- the LOC130720849 gene encoding protein WHAT'S THIS FACTOR 1 homolog, chloroplastic, giving the protein MITFTRRIHHHLHPTASPQGQWLRRTFCLWSSKKDPDLETALSRNRRWVVNNQIKNIILRYPNNEIPIEALQKKFKTLDLQGKALNWVSKYPCCFDVHQRRCRLTKRMMSLVDEELSLKDSLEPVFVRRLAKLLMMSFNKRLNVLKINEFKRNFGFPDDYLIRIVPKYPDLFRIVSESGRRSSMEVELLHWDPDFAVSAVEGLARKNGDGAELGFSCLLPLSWVKSWERFHKFESVPYVSPYSDPRGLVEGSKEMEKRNVGLVHELLSLTLWKKCSIVKLGHFRREFLLPDRLNVLLLKHPGIFYVSNKYKIYTVLLREAYVGSQLVEKDPLVVVKEKFGELMQEGLHEYNQRRRIRNLEKRRTKGVPFARADETKGGRRRSRENSDDDDDENSRVRGLLDPEERKRFYKALFDDDDS; this is encoded by the coding sequence ATGATCACCTTCACCAGACGAATTCACCATCATCTCCACCCCACTGCATCACCACAAGGACAATGGCTCCGCCGCACGTTCTGCCTGTGGTCATCAAAGAAGGACCCAGACCTGGAAACGGCACTCTCACGCAACCGGCGGTGGGTGGTGAACAACCAGATCAAGAACATCATCCTCCGCTACCCTAACAACGAGATCCCCATTGAAGCCCTCCAGAAGAAGTTCAAAACCCTCGATCTTCAAGGCAAAGCCCTCAACTGGGTTTCCAAGTACCCTTGCTGCTTCGACGTCCACCAACGCCGTTGCCGCCTCACCAAACGCATGATGAGCCTCGTCGACGAGGAATTGTCCCTCAAGGACTCCCTCGAACCGGTTTTCGTTCGCCGATTGGCCAAGCTCTTGATGATGTCTTTCAACAAGAGGCTCAATGTTCTCAAAATCAATGAATTCAAGCGTAATTTCGGGTTCCCGGATGATTACTTGATTAGGATCGTGCCGAAGTATCCTGATTTGTTCCGAATTGTGAGTGAGAGTGGGAGGAGGAGTTCCATGGAGGTTGAGTTGTTGCATTGGGACCCTGATTTCGCGGTTTCCGCGGTTGAGGGTTTGGCGCGGAAGAATGGCGATGGCGCGGAGCTGGGATTTTCGTGTTTGTTGCCTTTGAGCTGGGTGAAATCGTGGGAGAGGTTTCACAAATTCGAATCGGTTCCTTATGTTTCGCCTTACTCGGATCCGAGAGGCTTGGTGGAGGGTTCgaaggagatggagaagaggaaTGTGGGTTTGGTGCATGAGTTGTTGTCATTGACTCTTTGGAAGAAGTGCTCAATTGTGAAGCTTGGTCATTTTAGGAGGGAGTTTCTTTTGCCTGATAGGTTGAATGTGTTGTTGCTCAAGCACCCTGGGATATTCTATGTTTCCAATAAGTATAAGATTTACACTGTTCTGCTTAGAGAGGCTTATGTCGGGTCGCAACTCGTGGAGAAGGATCCTTTGGTGGTTGTGAAGGAGAAATTTGGGGAACTGATGCAGGAGGGACTTCATGAGTATAATCAAAGGCGGCGCATCCGCAATCTGGAAAAGAGGAGGACGAAAGGTGTTCCCTTTGCTAGAGCGGATGAAACGAAGGGTGGAAGGAGGAGAAGCCGTGAaaattctgatgatgatgatgacgaaaATAGTCGCGTGAGAGGGTTGCTTGACCCGGAAGAGAGAAAACGGTTTTATAAAGCTctctttgatgatgatgattcatGA